From one Planococcus citri chromosome 3, ihPlaCitr1.1, whole genome shotgun sequence genomic stretch:
- the LOC135842001 gene encoding cytochrome c oxidase subunit 5B, mitochondrial-like, with protein sequence MALTKFVSKAGSLFLKPSFNLSRSFATSAVARSSKEEEPIDTANFDEFGFPDDLDISCGMYRKELIARLAGVQDPFSISAIDRAEKGTKLDPIRVPSGLESRMVACRCEPESHTLLYMWLHQNEPKRCRCGFWMVLFYREPFVEYMMPY encoded by the exons ATGGCGTTAACCAAATTCGTCAGCAAAGCTGGTTCTTTATTCTTGAAACCATCGTTCAATTTGAGTAGAAGTTTCGCTACGTCGGCGGTGGCCCGATCTTCGAAAGAAGAAGAACCGATAGATACTGCAAATTTTGACG AGTTTGGTTTTCCCGATGATTTGGATATATCATGCGGTATGTACAGAAAAGAACTGATTGCTCGATTGGCTGGTGTACAA GACCCTTTCTCCATTTCTGCTATCGATCGTGCTGAAAAAGGAACCAAACTTGATCCGATCCGTGTTCCGTCTGGTTTAGAAAGTCGTATGGTTGCGTGCAGATGCGAACCCGAATCGCATACCCTATTATATATGTGGTTGCACCAAAACGAACCGAAACGTTGTAGATGTGGATTTTGGATGGTGCTATTCTACAGAGAACCATTCGTCGAATACATGATGCCGTATTAA
- the LOC135841997 gene encoding exosome complex component MTR3-like, giving the protein MPPDTRRITAPFTTTDYRVYSINKSEKNLRDTITHSRPDGRQHDEHRSIVMKTGVISHAKGSAYVEYDKTKVICSVFDPREIPNRSDYSLNGELYCEFKFAPFSCEKRRGYLKDAEEREHSINLRRALEPAVMRHQFSNFQVDIYVLVIENDGSCLAAAITCANLALANASVPMHDLVTGVSLGLFNDCTLIDPNRAEELCCMSKPFLSGSKQGTITVSYMKTLEQITEIVQSGVLNTSNIENYVEILIKENAKVYELARQCLVRSVLKYLKDSTEKERDAA; this is encoded by the exons ATGCCTCCGGACACGAGACGTATTACAGCACCATTTACGACGACAGACTATCGAGTTTATTCGATCAACaaatctgagaaaaatttgagggATACGATAACACACAGCAGACCAGATGGTCGTCAACATGATGAACACAGATCTATAG TCATGAAGACGGGAGTCATTAGCCATGCCAAAGGATCTGCATATGTGGAGTATGATAAAACGAAAGTAATCTGTTCAGTTTTCGACCCTAGAGAGATTCCGAATCGATCAGATTATTCTCTCAATGGAGAATTATACTGCGAATTCAAGTTCGCTCCTTTCAGTTGTGAGAAAAGACGCGGTTACCTAAAAGATGCGGAAGAACGTGAACACAGTATCAATCTTCGTAGAGCATTAGAACCAGCAGTTATGAGA CATCAGTTTTCCAACTTCCAAGTTGATATTTACGTGCTAGTTATTGAAAACGACGGATCGTGTTTAGCTGCTGCTATCACTTGCGCAAATTTAGCTTTGGCAAATGCCAGTGTGCCAATGCACGACTTAGTTACCGGCGTTTCATTA ggCTTATTCAATGATTGCACATTGATTGATCCTAATCGAGCCGAAGAATTGTGCTGTATGTCGAAACCGTTTTTAAGTGGTTCGAAACAAGGTACTATTACAGTATCCTACATGAAAACTTTGGAACAGATTACAGAAATCGTTCAGAGCGGTGTCCTGAACACGTCAAATATCGAGAATTACGTAGAAATACTGATCAAAGAAAATGCTAAAGTTTACGAACTAGCGCGACAATGCTTGGTTAGAAGTGTGTTGAAATACTTGAAAGATTCtacagagaaagagagagacgCCGCATAA
- the Sf3b5 gene encoding splicing factor 3B subunit 5: protein MGDRYNIHSQLEHLQSKYVGTGHADTTKFEWLLNQHRDSFSSYIGHFDMLNFFAIVENEAKARVKFNLMERMLQPCGPPPEKPED, encoded by the coding sequence ATGGGCGATCGGTACAATATTCATTCTCAGCTCGAGCATCTTCAATCGAAGTACGTCGGAACCGGTCACGCTGATACCACCAAGTTTGAATGGTTATTGAATCAACACAGAGATTCGTTTTCGTCCTATATTGGACACTTCgacatgttgaattttttcgctaTCGTGGAAAATGAAGCGAAGGCTAGAGTTAAATTCAACTTGATGGAACGTATGTTGCAACCTTGCGGCCCTCCTCCAGAAAAACCCGAAGATTAG
- the Ubc2 gene encoding ubiquitin-conjugating enzyme E2-24 kDa, with protein MSDAGSSGSGRRGTTVTEGAKNETKESKPNAKMSKSINASSKRIQRELAEITLDPPPNCSAGPKGDNLYEWVSTILGPPGSVYEGGIFFLDIHFTPEYPFKPPKVTFRTRIYHCNINSQGVICLDILKDNWSPALTISKVLLSICSLLTDCNPADPLVGSIATQYLQNREEHDRIARLWTKRYAT; from the exons ATGTCTGATGCTGGCTCTAGCGGATCCGGACGCCGTGGAACGACAGTTACCGAAGGcgcaaaaaacgaaacaaaagaaTCCAAACCCAACGCCAAGATGTCCAAATCTATCAATGCTTCTTCTAAGCG GATACAAAGAGAATTGGCCGAAATCACTCTAGATCCTCCGCCGAACTGCAG CGCTGGACCGAAAGGCGATAATCTCTACGAATGGGTGTCAACAATATTAGGACCTCCCGGATCAGTATACGAGGGTGGCattttctttctcgatattCATTTCACTCCTGAATATCCTTTCAAACCACCTAAA GTGACTTTCAGAACAAGGATTTATCACTGCAATATCAATTCTCAAGGTGTCATTTGCTTGGACATTTTGAAGGATAATTGGTCTCCAGCGTTAACTATTTCCAAAGTTTTATTATCCATATGTTCCTTGTTGACAGATTGCAATCCTG CGGACCCTTTGGTAGGAAGTATAGCGACTCAGTACTTACAGAATAGAGAAGAACATGATAGAATTGCCCGTTTATGGACCAAACGTTATGCTACCTGA
- the LOC135842000 gene encoding zinc finger SWIM domain-containing protein 7-like isoform X2 — protein MERALTPFLIDPVFLEAQKSFSKNEINAMLMALHSVFGKILRNALDLIESNAVTMLIVKDNSLRTDQFIYQVAGSRGLTYVIFHDINYCQCKFYELQVVQSKSYPACKHYIAARLAYIWKKFRTFEISFEAYKDTITNIAKSQTPADK, from the exons ATGGAAAGAGCCTTGACTCCTTTTCTAATCGATCCTGTCTTTCTAGAAGCTCagaaaagcttttcaaaaaatgaaatta ATGCTATGCTGATGGCATTACACAGTGTATTCGGTAAAATTCTTAGAAATGCCTTGGACCTGATTGAATCAAATGCGGTGACGATGTTGATTGTAAAAGACAATTCTTTGAGAACCGATCAATTTATATACCAG gtagcTGGAAGCAGAGGTCTTACTTACGTTATTTTCCACGATATCAATTATtgtcaatgtaaattttacGAACTGCAAGTTGTCCAGTCAAAATCGTATCCTGCTTGCAAGCATTATATAGCCGCAAGATTGGCTTacatctggaaaaaatttcgaacgtTCGAAATCAGTTTTGAAGCCTACAAAGATACCATAACGAATATTGCGAAATCCCAAACGCCAGCGGATAAATAG
- the LOC135842000 gene encoding zinc finger SWIM domain-containing protein 7-like isoform X1, with amino-acid sequence MERALTPFLIDPVFLEAQKSFSKNEIITDAMLMALHSVFGKILRNALDLIESNAVTMLIVKDNSLRTDQFIYQVAGSRGLTYVIFHDINYCQCKFYELQVVQSKSYPACKHYIAARLAYIWKKFRTFEISFEAYKDTITNIAKSQTPADK; translated from the exons ATGGAAAGAGCCTTGACTCCTTTTCTAATCGATCCTGTCTTTCTAGAAGCTCagaaaagcttttcaaaaaatgaaatta TTACAGATGCTATGCTGATGGCATTACACAGTGTATTCGGTAAAATTCTTAGAAATGCCTTGGACCTGATTGAATCAAATGCGGTGACGATGTTGATTGTAAAAGACAATTCTTTGAGAACCGATCAATTTATATACCAG gtagcTGGAAGCAGAGGTCTTACTTACGTTATTTTCCACGATATCAATTATtgtcaatgtaaattttacGAACTGCAAGTTGTCCAGTCAAAATCGTATCCTGCTTGCAAGCATTATATAGCCGCAAGATTGGCTTacatctggaaaaaatttcgaacgtTCGAAATCAGTTTTGAAGCCTACAAAGATACCATAACGAATATTGCGAAATCCCAAACGCCAGCGGATAAATAG